From Rutidosis leptorrhynchoides isolate AG116_Rl617_1_P2 chromosome 3, CSIRO_AGI_Rlap_v1, whole genome shotgun sequence, a single genomic window includes:
- the LOC139896277 gene encoding GDSL esterase/lipase At5g14450, whose protein sequence is MEPFVIKLALISILISLLFVRLDSAMVVNQRCSYAGLYNFGDSNSDTGGISAAFEPVTSPYGMTFFKKPVGRLSDGRLVFDFLAEYIGLPYTSAYLDTINTDYRHGANFATGGSTIRKQNESIYQAGISPFNLGIQTIQFTQFKSRIIDLWSSRHPAADISQLQRPEFFSSSLFTLDIGQNDLSVGFRTLNKQQLRAAIPDIINEFALSVQQLYQQGARWFWIHNTGPIGCLPVATFYVKNPKPGYLDQYGCIRYQNNMAIQFNKQLKAQVTKLRSQLTDAAITYVDIYSAKYKLISSTKEYGFSDPLKVCCGYHENYDHIFCGKMGTIANGTKVFGDACANPARYVFWDGVHMTEAANRWVANYALNGSLSDPPIPATQACHKHM, encoded by the exons atggagcCATTTGTTATCAAACTTGCTTTAATTTCCATCTTAATCTCGTTATTGTTCGTCCGTTTAGATTCGGCAATGGTGGTTAATCAACGTTGTAGTTACGCCGGACTTTACAACTTCGGGGACTCGAACTCCGACACCGGTGGAATCTCTGCAGCGTTCGAGCCGGTTACTTCGCCGTACGGTATGACTTTCTTCAAAAAACCTGTTGGAAGGCTTAGCGATGGCCGACTTGTGTTTGATTTCCTTG CCGAGTACATTGGGCTACCTTACACGAGCGCATACCTGGACACAATCAACACAGATTATCGCCACGGTGCCAATTTTGCAACAGGTGGATCAACGATTCGTAAACAGAACGAATCCATATACCAGGCTGGCATTAGCCCTTTTAATCTTGGTATCCAGACCATTCAGTTCACTCAATTCAAATCTCGAATCATTGATCTATGGAGTTCGCGTCATCCAGCAGCCGATATTAGCCAGCTCCAAAGGCCTGAATTCTTCTCAAGTTCCCTGTTTACATTGGATATTGGCCAAAATGACCTTTCTGTTGGTTTTCGAACACTTAACAAACAACAATTGCGTGCAGCAATACCTGACATCATCAATGAATTCGCTCTCTCTGTTCAG CAATTGTATCAACAAGGGGCGAGATGGTTTTGGATTCATAACACAGGACCAATCGGGTGCTTACCCGTGGCAACATTTTATGTTAAAAACCCGAAACCTGGTTATCTGGATCAATATGGGTGCATCAGGTATCAGAATAACATGGCCATACAGTTCAACAAGCAGCTTAAAGCTCAAGTTACCAAGCTTCGTTCGCAACTAACCGATGCTGCCATTACATATGTCGACATTTATTCTGCCAAGTACAAGCTTATCAGTAGCACAAAAGAATATG GATTCAGTGATCCGCTAAAGGTGTGTTGTGGGTACCATGAGAATTATGATCATATTTTTTGTGGAAAAATGGGAACTATTGCGAATGGAACTAAAGTTTTTGGTGATGCTTGTGCAAATCCTGCGAGATATGTGTTTTGGGATGGGGTTCATATGACTGAAGCTGCAAATCGATGGGTGGCTAATTATGCACTAAATGGATCGTTATCAGACCCACCAATCCCAGCAACACAAGCTTGTCATAAGCATATGTAA